GCCACGGGCGCACAAGAATGAACTTGCTCGTGCAAGCGAGTTTCCCACTACGTTACGGATGGCCGCGGGAACTTCTTGACAATTTTGCGGCCCCTGTGTTACGGTTTTCTGCCATGGAAGCCCTTCAGCGCCTGGTTCTTGAGAATTGGGACACGGTTAGCCAGTGGCGCGTTGAGATTCCCGCCGTCATCGTTCTCGTTGCGATTCTATACGTTGTCCTCAAGAAAAACCTCTTCGACCCGCTCGGCAAGATTATCGAGGAGCGGGCGCGGATTCTCGACTCCGCCGCCGAGTCGGAAAAAACAGCTCTCGCCCGCCACGAGGGGGCGGCGCGAGCGGTTGAAGAGGCGATCCGCAAGGCCCGTGCCGAAGCCGCGCGGGTGCGGGAGGAAGCGCGCGCGCGGGCTCAGAAGGAGTGCGACGCCCTCTTGGCCGACGCGCGCGCCCGGGCCGAGCAGGAGTTGCGCGAAAACCTCGTCCAGCTCGAAAGCGAGGTGGAGCGCGGCCGGGCCGCCCTGGAGCCCGAAAGCCAGGTTCTGGCGAAGAGGCTGGTCGCGCGGCTGCTCGAAGCCGAGGGAGGGAGCGCCTGAGCATGAAAGTGCTCCTCGTCGTTCTCGTGGCCGTGGCGGCACTGGTTCTCCTGAATCTGGCCGCCTACGGGATCGGCGTCGAGTCCGCATGGGTGCATTGGAGCGGTCGGATTTTTAATTTCGTCGTGTTCGTTGGAATTTTGACGTGGGCGGCCGTCCGCGCCGATGTCGCCGGGCGTTTTCGCGAGCAGCGCCGAAGCGTTCAAAAACGCCTGGCCGATGCCGAGGTCAAGCAGCGCGAGGCCGAAGAGCGCCTCAAGGCCGTGCAGGAGCGCCTTTCGAGCCTTGAGGGGGAGACGGAGCGCATCGCGGAGCAGGCGCGCCGGGACGCCGAAGCCGACGCGCAGCGTCTCCGAAGCGAGGCGGACCGCCAGGCCGGGCTCGTCCTGGCCCGGTCGCGGCGGGAATTGGAGCTTCGCGTCGAGGCCGCTAAGCGGGAGTTGCGGCGCTACGCGGCGGAGCGCATCGCCGAGACGGCGGCGCGCGAGGCCCGCGCCCGGCTCGACGATAGGGTGCAGGGCATGGCGTTCGAGCGCGCGCTCCGGAGCTTCGAGGAAAAAGCGCCGTGAGCGATCTGACCGTCGCCCGCCGCTACGCGCGCGCCCTCGCGGACGCCGTCACGGAATCGAAGGATCAGGAACTCGTCCGAAGCGAGCTGGAGGAATTTGCGGCGCTTTTTCGCGCCGAGAAAATGCTCCGCGCCTACCTTCTCGACGTGCGCGCCAAGGCGGAGCTTCGGGAGCGGGTGGTGAACGCCGTTTCGGAAAAGGCAAAATTTTCACCGTGGACCCGCAACGTTCTTGCGCTGGTGGCCCGGCACGGCCGCTTCGAGCATCTCGAAGAGATCGTTCGTCTCTACGGAGAGGAGCTCGACCGGCGGCACGGCGTCGTCCGCGCCCGCGTTTCGGCGAGCACGCCCCTCAGCGGCGAGCAGACGGACCGCCTCGCGCAGGCGCTCTCCCGGGTCACGGGCGGGCGGGCGGAGCTTGAGGTCCGGGTGGACGAAGACCTTCTGGCGGGCGCGGTCGTGCGGATCGGCAGCCGCGTGTACGACGCGAGCCTGCGCACGCAGATTGCGCGCCTCGCGGAGCGGATGACGGCATGAAGCCTCTTATCGAAGACCGGCCGCTCGCCTTCGCGCAGCCGTGCTACGGCGGAGCAAGGTCGGTCGTCGGCATTGATAGCCGACCATGGAAAAGGAGTTTTTAAACATGGCGTTGAACATTGAGGAAATCAGCAAATATCTGCGTAACGAGATTGCCCAGTCCCAGTGGGATGTGGACGTGAGCGAGGTGGGCACCATTGTTTCCGTGGGCGACGGCATAGGACGCGTCTACGGCCTCGACCACGTCATGGCCGGCGAGATCGTCGCGTTTCCGCGTGACATACGCGGCCTGGCCCTCAACCTCGAGGAGGACAGCGTCGGCATCGTCGTCATGGGCGACACGAGCTTTCTCAAGGAAGGCGATACGGTGAAGCGCACGGGGCAGATCATGAGCGTTCCCGTGGGCGAGTCACTCGTGGGGCGAGTCGTGGACCCCCTCGGCGGTCCGCTGGACGGGAAAGGTCCCGTCGAGGCGGCGCAGCGCAACCCCATTGAGCGCATCGCGCCCGGCATCGTGGATCGGAAATCCGTTCATGAACCCCTGCAGACGGGCCTCAAGGCCATCGACGCAATGATTCCCATCGGGCGCGGGCAGCGGGAGCTCATCATCGGGGACAAACAGACGGGCAAGACGGCCATCATACTCGACACCATCCTGAATCAGAAGGGCGGCGACGCCATCTGCGTCTACGTTGCCATCGGCCAGAAGCAGTCCACGATTGCGCGCGTCGTGCGCATTCTCGAGGAAGGGGGCGCGATGGAGCACACCATCGTCGTGGCGGCGGCGGCCTCCGAGCCGGCGCCCCTGCAGTACCTGGGGCCCTATGCGGGGTGCGCGATGGGCGAGTATTTTCGAGATAACGGGCGCCACGCCGTCTGTTTTTATGATGATCTTTCAAAACACGCCGTCGCCTACCGCGAAATTTCGCTCCTCCTGCGCCGGCCTCCCGGCCGCGAAGCCTACCCCGGCGACGTCTTCTACCTCCATTCGCGGCTCCTCGAGCGCGCCGCCAAGCTGAACGAAGCGAAAGGCGGCGGGTCGCTTACGGCGCTTCCCGTGATCGAGACCAAGCTGGGCGACGTCTCGGCCTACATTCCGACGAACGTCATCTCCATCACGGACGGGCAGATTTACCTCAAGAGCGACCTCTTCTACCGCGGCGTGCGCCCCGCCGTGGACGTGGGCATATCGGTCTCGCGCGTGGGCGGGGCGGCCCAGATCAAGGCCATGAAGAAAGTCGCCGGCATGTTGCGCCTCGACCTGGCGCAGTACCGCGAGCTCGAAGCGTTCGCCCAGTTCGGAAGCGACCTCGACGAGACGACGCAGCGGCAGCTCAACCGCGGCGCCCGCATGGTCGAGATCCTCAAGCAGGACCAGTACGAGCCGCTCCCCGTCGAGAGGCAGGTGGCGGCCATCTTCGCCGGCACGCGAGGCTTCCTGGACGGCATTCCTGTCGAGAAGGTGCGCGCGTTCGAAAAAGCGCTCTACACGCACCTCGAGACGGCGCACCGGGAATTGCTCGAGGCCCTGCGCACCAAGAAACAGATTGACGATGAGCTGGAAAAGGCGCTCCGCGCCGCCGTGCAGGAAGCGCTAGACGCCTTCAAGGCGGAGCTCGGCGAGGAGGCGGCGTAGGGTTCTGGAGATCAGTTTTCACAGGCGAACCGAGTAACTGAGAAACCGAGTGACCGAATAACTAGCCATGGCCCAAGCCGTTCGAGCCCTGACGAAGCGCATCGAGAGCATCGACAAGACGCGCAAAATCACGCGCGCGATGAAGCTCGTTGCGGCCTCGAAGCTCCGGCGCGCCGAGGAGCGCATCACCCGGGCGCGCGTCTACGGCGAGCGCATCCGCGCGATG
The DNA window shown above is from Acidobacteriota bacterium and carries:
- a CDS encoding F0F1 ATP synthase subunit alpha codes for the protein MALNIEEISKYLRNEIAQSQWDVDVSEVGTIVSVGDGIGRVYGLDHVMAGEIVAFPRDIRGLALNLEEDSVGIVVMGDTSFLKEGDTVKRTGQIMSVPVGESLVGRVVDPLGGPLDGKGPVEAAQRNPIERIAPGIVDRKSVHEPLQTGLKAIDAMIPIGRGQRELIIGDKQTGKTAIILDTILNQKGGDAICVYVAIGQKQSTIARVVRILEEGGAMEHTIVVAAAASEPAPLQYLGPYAGCAMGEYFRDNGRHAVCFYDDLSKHAVAYREISLLLRRPPGREAYPGDVFYLHSRLLERAAKLNEAKGGGSLTALPVIETKLGDVSAYIPTNVISITDGQIYLKSDLFYRGVRPAVDVGISVSRVGGAAQIKAMKKVAGMLRLDLAQYRELEAFAQFGSDLDETTQRQLNRGARMVEILKQDQYEPLPVERQVAAIFAGTRGFLDGIPVEKVRAFEKALYTHLETAHRELLEALRTKKQIDDELEKALRAAVQEALDAFKAELGEEAA
- a CDS encoding ATP synthase F0 subunit B — encoded protein: MKVLLVVLVAVAALVLLNLAAYGIGVESAWVHWSGRIFNFVVFVGILTWAAVRADVAGRFREQRRSVQKRLADAEVKQREAEERLKAVQERLSSLEGETERIAEQARRDAEADAQRLRSEADRQAGLVLARSRRELELRVEAAKRELRRYAAERIAETAAREARARLDDRVQGMAFERALRSFEEKAP
- the atpH gene encoding ATP synthase F1 subunit delta, whose amino-acid sequence is MSDLTVARRYARALADAVTESKDQELVRSELEEFAALFRAEKMLRAYLLDVRAKAELRERVVNAVSEKAKFSPWTRNVLALVARHGRFEHLEEIVRLYGEELDRRHGVVRARVSASTPLSGEQTDRLAQALSRVTGGRAELEVRVDEDLLAGAVVRIGSRVYDASLRTQIARLAERMTA